The DNA window GGAGGGGGAAAGAGGGATTTCTGACGATACATTGGAAGCGGATAGCGGACCCCGTGTCTCCGCGACGATGGCCGATGTGACGGTCGTTCGCTCGTCCTTTTCGAGCGGCGTCTCTCCGCTCCCGTTAAAAGTAACTTGCAGGGTCGGCCCGAACGGTGAAATATCGTTCACCTACACTACCCAAGGGAGGGATTCGGTTCCCCTGAACAACTATGGTACAAGCAGAACCAAACTCGTCGAGTCTCGCGGACGTTCTGGACCGCATCCTCGACAAAGGAGTCGTCATCGACGTGTGGGCTCGCATCTCCGTGGTCGGCATCGAGGTGCTCACCGTCGAGGCGCGCGTCGTGGTCGCATCGGTCGATACCTTCCTCCACTACGCAAAGGAGATGGCGAAGTTAGAACGAGCATCCTCGGAGGACGAAATCGACTTCGAACAGGTCGAGGTCGCGTCCCCCGAGGCCAGTACGTCATAAGAACGGCGTAAAACACCATGTCCAAAGCAGACCAGTGCCGGGCGCTCACCGAGGACGGCGAGCGGTGCGCACACCCGGCACAGGACGACGGATTTTGCCACCAGCACGGCCCGGACGACGAGACGATAGACGACGCCGACGAGGACGTCTCTGGAAACGACGGCGAGACGAGAGACGACCGGGAGGGAGACAAAAACGTGAGCGAGGATTCCGACGACGAAAAAGCGACAGGCAACGGTGAGTTCGACGTGATGGACGTCCGCGAGACGGTCGAGGACGTCGCCGACGATTTGGTCGGGCACCCGCTCGACGGAATCATCGAAATAACGGACGACGGCGACGGCTGGGAGGTCGTCGTCGAAATGGTAGAACGGAGCGCGATACCGGACACCCAAGACATCCTCGGACAGTACGCGATTTCACTTTCCGAGTCGGGTGACGTGAGCGGGTACCGCCTCAGGGAACGATACCGCCGGGGGGACAGTCAGGAGTGGTGAACTATCCCTTTCGGAAGCCGATCATGAATCCGCCGATGAATCCGGCGCTCACGGAGAGCGTCGAGAGCAGCGTCGTCAGCCACGACGGGGGCGTCCCGTTTTCGGCGACCTGACCGGTCTTCAACAGTCCGGCCGAGAGTTTCTCCCAGTCTACCGTTAGTATCCCGCGCGATTCGAGGAACTTGAACAGGGCGAGTTCGAGGCCGACGATCACCGCGATGAGTTTCGCGACTTTCTTCGCGGCGAACCCGATGATGCCGCCGATGACGGCACCGCTTCCCAGTTGGAGTCCGAGTTGTTGAGGGTCTATCCCGACTTGCATCGTCACACCCAGAACACTGATAGGTTAAATTTCTTGTGGTTTTGAACGAATACCAAACGAGAAGACGGCGGAAACGGCGGCCGATTCGATGGTCTCGTCCCGTCGATGATTCGACACGCGACCGACATCACTCCGGGGAGCCAGTCGCTTCCCGAAACGATACCACCGACGCGCTCCCGATGGTTTTAAACAGATGAACGACCCGATATAACATATCAATGGCTTTCGAGGACCTGCTAAGCGACCCGGTGATTCAGAAATATCTTCACGAATTGGTCGGGCCGAAAGGAATGCCGGTCGCCGCCGCGCCGCCGGACGGTGAAGTGACCGACGAGGAACTCGCGGAGGAACTCGACCTCGAACTCAACGACGTTCGACGGGCGCTGTTCATCCTCTACGAGAACGACTTGGCGAGCTATCGACGCCTCCGCGACGAGGATTCGGGGTGGCTCACCTACCTCTGGACGTTCGAGTACGACAAGATACCGGAGAACTTGGAGGAAGAGATGTACCGCCTCCTGGACGCGCTCCAGCAGCGTGAAGAGTACGAACGGAACCACGAGTTCTATCTCTGTGAAATCTGCTCGCTCCGGTTCGAGTTCGGTGAGGCGATGGACTTCGGCTTCGAATGTCCCGAATGTGGTTCGCCCCTCGAATCCATGGAGAACTCGATGCTCGTCGAGTCCATGGAGGACCGAATCGACGACCTCGAAGACGAACTCAACGTCGAAACGCTCGGTGCATAATGGTCGTTCTCGCAACCAAAGTGTACGTCAGCGGCGACGCGAAACGACGCGCACTCGACGGTCTCCAGTCCCTCGTCGAAAACGCGCTCGGCGACCTCGACGTCGAGTTCGACATCGGCGTCCGGCACGACGATTTCGTCTCCGTCACCGTCGAAGGAGAGGACGAAGTGGTCGCCCGGAACGTCCTCGCCGAGGAGTGGGGCGAAGTCACGCCGAACCTCCGCGACGGCGACACCTACGTCGGCACGCTTGAATCGTGGGACGACGACGGGGTCGTCCTCGACGCCGGACAGGAGGTTCGGATTCCGGCGGCCGAACTCGGCCTCGGTCCCGGCAGACCGGAACAGGTCGTCGAACGCTTCGGACTCGTCCAGCACATGCCGATGGAGTTCGTCTACGCGGACGACGGCTCGTCGCGCCTCTCGGACGACGAGCGTGACCGCCTGTTCGACTGGTCGCGCGGGAACGGCCGCGTGAACGTCAACAGCGCGACGCGGGGCGAGGTCCGGGCGACGGTCAACCGCGCCGGACACGCACAGGACATCGTGACCGTCGAGCGACTCGGCGTGTTAGAACAGAGCATCGTCTGTACCGAAAACACCGACCCACCGGGACTACTCGCCAGCATCGGCGGCTACATCCCGGCCGAAATCCGTTGTGTAATTCCATGAGAAAACGGCTCGCCCTCGGGATTGGTCTGCTCTTCCTCCTCGTGGCCAGTGCCGGCTGTACTTCCGTGTTCGGGCCGGGCGAAATCAGCCAGCAGAAACTCTCGCGGAACGCGACGTACGACTGGGACACCCCACAGGACGTGACGTACAACGTCACGAGCAACCAATATCAGGCGGTCTACGAACTCGACAAGAAGGGGACCCTCGAAATCCACCAGGAGGAATCCTTCGGCGAGGAGGCACCCGTCGAGATTTCCGCCGTGCAGTTCCGCTACCCTAACCGCACCGTCGTCGACGCCGACCACATCGAGGTGAAGAAGACGAAATCCTCGACCATCATCAAACCGCCACAGGGACAGGGACAACTCGCGTACACGGCGTCGAGACAGGGCAAGACGTTCTACGTCCCGACCTACTTGAAGGAGAAGACGTACGAGGTGACCATCCCGCGCGGGATGCGGGTCGATACCTTCCTGTTGAGCGACGTGCGTCCCGGCGGCTACGAGACGACGATGGAGAACGGTCGTGAACACATCATCTGGTCGACTCCGGTGAAATCCGACAGCATCTCGGTCCGCTACTACCTCGGGCGCGACAAGTGGATATTCGCCGGAATCGTCGCGCTGGCGCTGCTCATCGGCTTGGTCGGGTTGGCCTACTACCGCTATCAGATTCGACAACTCGAACGCCAGCGGGAGGAGATGGGCCTGAACATGGACATCTCGGACGATGATGTGGGCGACGGGCCGCCGCCCGGAATGTGAGAGCACTTTTCTTCATCGCGGTCAACGGTTCGGTATGAACGTTGCGCTGGTAACAGTCGGAGATGAGATTCTCTCCGGGGATACCGTCAACACGAACGCCGCGTGGTTGGGCGAGCGACTGACCGAGCGCGGCGTGGCCGTGGAGCGGGTGTTCGTCGTTCCGGACCGCGTGGGCGACATCGCCCGCGTCGTGAACGAAGCCCGCGCGGAGTACGACGCCGTGCTCGTCACCGGCGGCCTCGGCCCGACGCACGACGACCTGACGATGGAGGGCATCGCGGCGGCCGTCGGCGTTCCCGTCGAGGAGCACACGGAAGCCGT is part of the Haladaptatus paucihalophilus DX253 genome and encodes:
- the tfe gene encoding transcription factor E yields the protein MAFEDLLSDPVIQKYLHELVGPKGMPVAAAPPDGEVTDEELAEELDLELNDVRRALFILYENDLASYRRLRDEDSGWLTYLWTFEYDKIPENLEEEMYRLLDALQQREEYERNHEFYLCEICSLRFEFGEAMDFGFECPECGSPLESMENSMLVESMEDRIDDLEDELNVETLGA
- the gvpA gene encoding gas vesicle protein GvpA, with the translated sequence MVQAEPNSSSLADVLDRILDKGVVIDVWARISVVGIEVLTVEARVVVASVDTFLHYAKEMAKLERASSEDEIDFEQVEVASPEASTS
- a CDS encoding DUF5803 family protein — encoded protein: MRKRLALGIGLLFLLVASAGCTSVFGPGEISQQKLSRNATYDWDTPQDVTYNVTSNQYQAVYELDKKGTLEIHQEESFGEEAPVEISAVQFRYPNRTVVDADHIEVKKTKSSTIIKPPQGQGQLAYTASRQGKTFYVPTYLKEKTYEVTIPRGMRVDTFLLSDVRPGGYETTMENGREHIIWSTPVKSDSISVRYYLGRDKWIFAGIVALALLIGLVGLAYYRYQIRQLERQREEMGLNMDISDDDVGDGPPPGM
- the gvpO gene encoding gas vesicle protein GvpO, halophile-type; translated protein: MSKADQCRALTEDGERCAHPAQDDGFCHQHGPDDETIDDADEDVSGNDGETRDDREGDKNVSEDSDDEKATGNGEFDVMDVRETVEDVADDLVGHPLDGIIEITDDGDGWEVVVEMVERSAIPDTQDILGQYAISLSESGDVSGYRLRERYRRGDSQEW
- a CDS encoding FUN14 domain-containing protein, translating into MQVGIDPQQLGLQLGSGAVIGGIIGFAAKKVAKLIAVIVGLELALFKFLESRGILTVDWEKLSAGLLKTGQVAENGTPPSWLTTLLSTLSVSAGFIGGFMIGFRKG
- a CDS encoding DUF2110 family protein, yielding MVVLATKVYVSGDAKRRALDGLQSLVENALGDLDVEFDIGVRHDDFVSVTVEGEDEVVARNVLAEEWGEVTPNLRDGDTYVGTLESWDDDGVVLDAGQEVRIPAAELGLGPGRPEQVVERFGLVQHMPMEFVYADDGSSRLSDDERDRLFDWSRGNGRVNVNSATRGEVRATVNRAGHAQDIVTVERLGVLEQSIVCTENTDPPGLLASIGGYIPAEIRCVIP